A genome region from Nocardia sp. NBC_01730 includes the following:
- a CDS encoding GNAT family N-acetyltransferase, whose product MRSLLEPARRAKYAPARLLANRDLAQVLRVLDADPVASCMVAARLQEFGLDTRCGQTELWSRGGPSESLCFSGANLVPLLGDRDALRAFADRAIRWPRICSSVVGRRELALPLWEMLADRWGPERELRGEQPLLALAQQPLVTPDSEVRRVRPDELDRYLSAAIAMFIEEVGVDPRAGDGGRGYRRRIQSLIESGRAWARFEDGEVVFKAEVGSLSRSTGQIQGVWVHPEYRGKGCGTAGTASIANAVVASGRTASLYVNDYNEIARRAYSRVGFRQIATFATILVD is encoded by the coding sequence GTGCGGAGTCTGCTGGAGCCGGCGCGACGGGCCAAATACGCGCCTGCGCGCCTGCTCGCGAATCGGGACCTGGCACAGGTGCTACGTGTGCTGGATGCCGATCCGGTGGCCTCGTGCATGGTCGCCGCCCGGCTACAGGAGTTCGGCCTGGACACCCGTTGTGGCCAGACCGAACTGTGGAGCCGAGGCGGTCCCTCGGAATCGCTGTGCTTCTCGGGTGCGAACCTGGTGCCGCTGCTCGGCGACCGGGACGCGTTGCGTGCGTTCGCCGACCGGGCGATCCGCTGGCCCCGGATATGTTCCTCGGTGGTGGGCCGCAGGGAGCTGGCACTGCCGCTGTGGGAGATGCTGGCCGACCGCTGGGGTCCGGAACGCGAGCTGCGCGGGGAACAGCCGCTGCTCGCCCTCGCGCAACAGCCTCTGGTCACGCCCGATTCGGAGGTCCGCCGGGTGCGTCCCGACGAACTCGACCGCTACCTCTCGGCCGCGATCGCGATGTTCATCGAGGAGGTCGGTGTCGATCCCAGAGCGGGCGACGGCGGCCGCGGCTACCGTCGGCGGATTCAGAGCCTGATCGAATCCGGCCGAGCGTGGGCGCGTTTCGAGGACGGTGAAGTGGTCTTCAAGGCCGAAGTCGGCTCGCTGTCCCGGAGCACCGGCCAGATCCAAGGGGTCTGGGTGCATCCGGAGTATCGCGGGAAGGGCTGCGGCACCGCGGGCACCGCGTCGATCGCGAACGCGGTGGTCGCCTCCGGCCGCACCGCGAGCCTATACGTGAACGACTACAACGAGATCGCCCGCCGCGCCTACAGCCGGGTCGGTTTCCGGCAGATCGCGACCTTCGCCACCATCCTGGTCGACTGA
- a CDS encoding penicillin-binding transpeptidase domain-containing protein produces MSTRMFVSLTVVALAVAAAGCASESQGPVPAADAFVSAFAGHDVDAAAEFTNLPEKASGALRSAWDKLQAEQLTAHTGSARVSGDTATVDYTYEWRLPKNRTWKYTGQLQMGRNDGRWMVRWTSSDIHPKLGATQTLALRSTPAPRARVNEQSGSDVLVPGKVSRVAFTAADATDAAAVATSLAAALNRFDKSLTPGSILAAAKAGTGAYTVALLNENESGQVGKDLIGLPGVTLTQQWDLVATDRDFAPDLLAQVRKTVIAEVDGKAGWSVVTVNANGVDTDVLTEVPAQPAPSFSLSIDRNVQNAAQRAVEPHTEQTMMVVLRPSTGAILAVAQNRAADRDGPIATIGQYPPGSVFKTVTAAAAISNGLATPDTVLPCPSRIIIGERTIPNYNLFTVGDVPMARAYERSCNTSFAKLASELPGSALHDTAAKLGVGPRYSVVGLPTVSGSVPAADGLIQRTEDGIGQGKVVVSPFGMALMAATVAHGSAPVPYLIAGRPTEIDGDRPALAPEVVDRLRAMMRLVVTGGTAERIADQGEVYGKTGEAEVEGGSHSWFVGYRGDIAFATLLVEGGSSDNAVAVTRDMIAALPAGY; encoded by the coding sequence ATGTCGACTCGGATGTTCGTCTCGCTCACTGTCGTGGCGCTTGCGGTCGCCGCGGCCGGTTGCGCGAGCGAGTCGCAAGGGCCTGTCCCCGCCGCCGACGCATTCGTCTCGGCGTTCGCCGGGCACGATGTGGACGCTGCTGCCGAGTTCACCAATCTGCCGGAAAAGGCAAGTGGCGCACTGCGTTCCGCGTGGGACAAGCTACAGGCCGAACAACTCACCGCGCACACCGGCTCGGCGCGCGTGAGCGGCGACACCGCCACCGTCGACTACACCTACGAGTGGCGGCTGCCCAAGAACCGAACCTGGAAATACACCGGGCAGTTGCAGATGGGCCGCAACGACGGACGCTGGATGGTCCGCTGGACCTCCTCCGATATCCATCCCAAACTCGGCGCCACCCAAACCTTGGCGTTGCGGTCCACCCCGGCGCCCCGTGCCAGGGTCAACGAGCAGTCCGGCAGCGACGTACTGGTTCCCGGCAAAGTGTCCCGGGTCGCCTTCACCGCGGCGGACGCCACTGACGCCGCCGCGGTGGCCACCTCCTTGGCCGCGGCGCTGAACCGCTTCGACAAGTCGCTGACGCCCGGATCGATCCTCGCCGCGGCAAAGGCAGGCACCGGCGCCTACACCGTCGCGCTGCTCAACGAGAACGAATCCGGCCAGGTGGGTAAGGATCTCATCGGGCTGCCCGGCGTCACGCTGACCCAGCAGTGGGACCTGGTCGCCACCGACCGCGATTTCGCACCCGACCTGCTCGCCCAGGTGCGTAAGACGGTGATCGCGGAGGTGGACGGCAAGGCAGGGTGGAGCGTGGTCACGGTGAACGCCAACGGCGTCGACACCGATGTGCTCACCGAGGTGCCCGCCCAACCCGCGCCGTCATTCTCGCTGAGTATCGACCGCAACGTGCAGAACGCCGCGCAGCGCGCCGTGGAACCGCACACCGAGCAGACCATGATGGTGGTGCTTCGCCCGTCCACCGGCGCGATTCTGGCGGTCGCGCAGAATAGGGCCGCCGACCGGGACGGCCCGATCGCGACGATCGGCCAGTATCCGCCCGGTTCGGTGTTCAAGACGGTGACCGCCGCCGCCGCGATATCGAACGGCCTCGCCACCCCGGACACGGTGCTGCCGTGCCCGAGCCGGATCATCATCGGCGAGCGGACGATTCCCAACTACAACCTGTTCACGGTCGGCGACGTGCCGATGGCCAGAGCCTACGAACGCTCCTGCAACACCTCGTTCGCCAAGCTCGCCAGCGAGCTTCCCGGGTCTGCGCTGCACGACACCGCCGCGAAACTGGGGGTGGGGCCTCGCTATTCGGTCGTCGGGCTGCCGACGGTGTCCGGCTCGGTCCCAGCTGCCGACGGCCTGATCCAGCGGACCGAGGACGGCATCGGCCAAGGCAAGGTAGTGGTCAGCCCATTCGGGATGGCGCTGATGGCGGCGACCGTCGCGCACGGCTCGGCGCCGGTGCCCTACCTGATCGCGGGGCGTCCCACCGAGATCGACGGTGACCGCCCGGCCCTGGCCCCCGAGGTGGTCGACAGGCTGCGCGCGATGATGCGCCTGGTGGTCACCGGTGGCACGGCCGAGCGAATCGCCGATCAGGGCGAGGTGTACGGCAAGACCGGCGAGGCCGAGGTCGAGGGCGGGTCGCATTCGTGGTTCGTCGGCTACCGCGGTGACATCGCGTTCGCGACGCTGCTGGTCGAAGGCGGCAGTTCCGACAATGCCGTCGCGGTCACGCGGGACATGATCGCGGCGCTGCCCGCGGGGTACTGA